One window of Dehalobacterium formicoaceticum genomic DNA carries:
- a CDS encoding DEAD/DEAH box helicase: MVNIYQRKIKDRCAPVNYEQGFSWFNQNRVRKLSFKKSENKYTGQVAGMNDATYKSEIWLDDKGEVTNYQCSCNSYKGYFGYCKHVVATLLALEHHEENRQERIMARSRQLISEILNELPGEKSLPPREVRLLPTLVFTYDEEYPEENQSSVTLSIGEERLYVVKNMRSFLEQLEKSEQITFGKKFAFQPKVHAFRGEDQAMLDLFYEVYHVGSLYEHRSARSFSYYTTSSYSDRSGQRALFNGKNIILPEILLKRWLQLMAGRSFAMELNGKSYDNVTILEQPLPMNFFLGEKEGNLYLDGQVLSAMTPLTQDGEYFFYLGSVYHLNSRQRANLMPFYHGLIKAPAHTLLISGEQQERVVSDILPRLKKAGGLTVQKDLETKIQEHPLKTEVYLDTQEGRILAEVKFLYGKRVINPFGSNEQEDQTGEDQILLLRDSEKEKNVLQYFETGGFHVRGQEVYLEEEEDIFNFVQNILPALQQEGEVFFSDSFRLVSKHPPAPSFRGRVSINEDSDLLELDFELDGIDREELAHVFYALKEKKKYYRLKNGAFLPLASDELSAMADFFDELNIKQDDFDRGHMVLPMYRSLYLDTMLQRNPRGLFKRDKAFKELVQNVREPEDLDFSLPPHLEPVLRDYQKTGFKWLKSLASYGFGGILADDMGLGKTLETISYIESEKEQHPQPALVIAPTSVIFNWQGEIGKFAPGLRTLVITGTKNERLALWESLKTNVVDVVITSYPLIRNDIHLYRDQTFSVCILDEAQYIKNAHSLTAKSVKMIKAKQYFALTGTPIENSLAELWSIFDFLMPGYFPGYQKFAQKYINPLKKAAETENGPNVLEELSRKVSPFILRRMKKDVVQELPDKIELKMVSELTREQKKVYLAYHEMIKKDIAGEIKEKGFEKSRIKILAGLTRLRQICCHPGMFLENYAGESGKLIQLKEVLEELKDGGHRTLLFSQFTSMLAIIRTHLDQEGIPYFYLDGSVPSEERLQMTEAFNQEEERDLFLISLKAGGTGLNLTGADTVIHFDPWWNPAVEDQATDRAHRIGQEKVVNVLKFITLGTIEEKIYALQQQKKNLINEVIRPGETFIAQLQEREIMELLEL, from the coding sequence TTGGTTAATATCTACCAAAGAAAAATAAAAGACCGCTGTGCACCTGTCAATTACGAACAGGGTTTTTCCTGGTTCAATCAAAACCGGGTACGCAAGCTTTCCTTTAAAAAATCGGAAAATAAATATACAGGCCAGGTGGCGGGGATGAATGATGCTACCTATAAGTCGGAAATCTGGCTGGACGACAAGGGTGAGGTAACCAATTACCAATGTTCCTGCAATTCCTACAAAGGTTATTTTGGTTATTGCAAGCATGTGGTGGCCACCCTGCTGGCTTTGGAACATCATGAGGAAAACCGCCAGGAAAGAATCATGGCCCGGTCCCGTCAGTTAATCAGCGAGATCTTAAATGAGCTGCCGGGAGAAAAGTCCCTTCCTCCCCGAGAAGTGCGCCTCCTGCCCACCCTGGTTTTTACTTATGATGAGGAATATCCGGAAGAAAATCAAAGTTCCGTGACCCTCTCCATCGGCGAGGAGCGCCTGTACGTAGTCAAGAACATGCGGAGCTTTCTAGAGCAGCTGGAGAAGAGCGAGCAGATCACCTTTGGCAAAAAGTTCGCCTTTCAACCCAAGGTGCATGCTTTTCGCGGGGAGGATCAGGCCATGCTGGACCTTTTTTATGAGGTCTACCATGTGGGCAGCTTGTACGAACACCGCTCCGCCCGCTCCTTCTCCTATTATACGACCTCTTCCTACAGCGACCGCAGCGGTCAACGGGCACTCTTTAACGGGAAAAACATCATCCTGCCGGAAATACTTCTGAAACGATGGTTGCAGCTAATGGCCGGGAGAAGCTTTGCCATGGAATTAAACGGCAAGTCATACGATAATGTCACCATCTTGGAGCAACCTCTCCCCATGAACTTTTTCCTGGGAGAAAAAGAAGGGAACCTTTATCTGGACGGTCAGGTGCTCTCTGCCATGACCCCTCTCACCCAGGACGGGGAATATTTCTTCTACCTGGGATCCGTATATCATCTCAATTCCCGGCAGCGGGCCAATCTGATGCCCTTTTATCACGGTCTGATCAAGGCCCCCGCCCACACTCTGCTCATCAGCGGGGAACAGCAGGAGCGGGTGGTGTCGGATATTTTGCCCCGCCTTAAAAAGGCAGGGGGTTTGACGGTACAGAAGGATCTGGAGACCAAAATCCAGGAGCATCCCTTAAAGACGGAGGTTTACCTGGATACCCAAGAGGGCCGGATTCTGGCAGAGGTGAAATTCCTCTACGGAAAGCGGGTCATTAACCCCTTTGGCAGCAATGAGCAGGAAGACCAGACCGGGGAAGATCAAATCCTACTCCTACGGGACAGCGAGAAGGAAAAAAATGTGCTCCAATATTTTGAAACCGGCGGCTTTCATGTCCGGGGCCAGGAGGTTTATCTGGAAGAGGAAGAAGATATTTTTAACTTTGTCCAAAACATCCTCCCTGCCCTTCAGCAAGAGGGGGAGGTTTTCTTCAGCGACAGCTTCCGCTTGGTGAGCAAGCACCCCCCTGCCCCCAGTTTTCGGGGCCGGGTGTCCATTAACGAAGATTCGGATCTCTTAGAGCTGGACTTTGAGCTGGACGGCATCGACCGGGAGGAGCTGGCCCATGTTTTCTATGCCTTAAAGGAAAAGAAGAAATATTACCGTCTCAAAAACGGCGCCTTCTTACCCTTAGCCTCAGATGAATTGTCCGCCATGGCAGATTTTTTTGATGAACTGAACATCAAGCAGGATGATTTTGACCGGGGTCATATGGTGCTTCCCATGTACCGTTCCCTGTATTTGGATACTATGCTGCAGCGCAACCCCCGGGGACTTTTCAAAAGGGACAAAGCCTTTAAAGAACTGGTGCAAAATGTACGGGAACCGGAGGATTTGGATTTCTCTCTCCCTCCCCATCTGGAACCGGTGCTGCGGGATTATCAGAAAACCGGCTTTAAATGGCTGAAATCTCTGGCCTCTTATGGCTTTGGCGGGATTCTCGCCGACGATATGGGCTTGGGCAAGACCCTGGAGACCATTAGCTATATTGAATCGGAAAAGGAGCAGCATCCCCAGCCGGCCCTGGTGATTGCCCCCACCTCCGTGATCTTTAACTGGCAGGGGGAGATCGGAAAATTTGCCCCCGGTCTAAGGACCCTAGTGATTACAGGGACAAAAAATGAGCGCCTGGCCCTTTGGGAGTCATTAAAAACCAATGTTGTGGATGTGGTCATTACCTCCTACCCTTTAATTCGTAATGATATTCACCTCTATCGGGATCAGACCTTCAGCGTCTGCATCCTGGATGAGGCTCAATATATTAAAAACGCCCATAGTCTCACGGCCAAATCCGTAAAAATGATCAAGGCCAAACAATATTTTGCCCTTACAGGAACACCCATTGAGAATTCTCTTGCGGAATTATGGTCTATTTTTGATTTTCTGATGCCCGGGTATTTTCCCGGTTATCAAAAATTTGCCCAAAAATATATCAATCCTCTGAAGAAGGCGGCGGAGACAGAAAACGGCCCCAATGTGCTGGAAGAGCTCTCCCGCAAGGTCAGTCCCTTTATTCTGCGGCGCATGAAAAAAGACGTGGTACAGGAGCTGCCGGATAAAATTGAATTAAAGATGGTCTCCGAGCTGACCCGGGAGCAAAAGAAGGTTTATCTGGCCTATCATGAAATGATCAAAAAGGATATTGCCGGGGAAATCAAGGAAAAGGGCTTTGAAAAAAGCCGCATCAAGATCCTGGCCGGGCTGACCCGCCTGCGGCAGATCTGCTGCCATCCGGGGATGTTTTTGGAAAATTACGCCGGGGAAAGCGGCAAGCTGATCCAATTAAAAGAGGTACTGGAAGAACTAAAAGATGGCGGCCACCGCACCCTCCTCTTTTCCCAGTTTACCTCCATGCTCGCCATCATTCGCACCCACCTAGATCAGGAAGGTATCCCTTATTTTTATCTGGATGGGTCGGTGCCTTCCGAGGAACGCTTGCAGATGACGGAAGCCTTTAACCAGGAAGAGGAGCGGGACTTGTTTTTGATCTCCCTCAAAGCCGGGGGCACCGGGCTGAA